A DNA window from Deltaproteobacteria bacterium CG2_30_66_27 contains the following coding sequences:
- a CDS encoding metal-dependent hydrolase, with translation MSTENAEFRVSGLVVQVVRKDIKNLHLGVYPPNGRVRVAVPLRVSDEAVRMAVVTRLAWIKRQRAKFAGQNRQSAREFITGESHYFLGQRYRLNVLVQDRTAHVAIRNHRTIDLFVREGSDTAQRERVLLAWYRQQLKELIPSLIQKWETIVGVKVAEWGVKRMKTKWGTCTIKARRIWLNLELAKKPVQCLESIIVHEMVHLLERRHNDRFTALMDGFMPQWRHHRAEMNRAPLGHDNWSY, from the coding sequence ATGAGTACTGAGAACGCAGAGTTCCGAGTGAGTGGCTTGGTAGTTCAGGTCGTCCGAAAGGACATCAAGAACCTGCACCTTGGCGTGTATCCGCCCAATGGGCGGGTGCGCGTGGCGGTTCCCTTGCGGGTGAGCGACGAGGCCGTGAGAATGGCCGTGGTTACACGGCTGGCATGGATCAAGCGGCAACGCGCAAAGTTTGCGGGGCAGAATCGACAGTCAGCCCGTGAATTTATTACAGGAGAAAGCCATTACTTCCTGGGTCAACGTTATCGCTTGAATGTTCTCGTTCAGGACAGAACTGCCCACGTCGCGATCCGCAATCATCGCACTATTGACCTGTTTGTCCGGGAAGGAAGCGACACTGCACAACGGGAGAGAGTACTTCTGGCGTGGTATCGCCAGCAGCTCAAGGAGCTGATTCCATCACTGATCCAAAAGTGGGAAACCATCGTCGGCGTGAAGGTGGCCGAGTGGGGCGTGAAACGGATGAAAACCAAGTGGGGCACTTGCACCATCAAAGCCCGCCGCATCTGGCTGAACTTGGAACTCGCAAAGAAGCCGGTTCAATGCCTTGAATCGATCATCGTGCATGAGATGGTGCATCTATTGGAGCGTCGCCACAACGACCGCTTCACGGCGCTGATGGACGGCTTCATGCCGCAGTGGCGGCATCACCGGGCGGAAATGAATCGTGCTCCACTGGGCCATGATAACTGGAGCTATTAA